A single window of Salmo trutta unplaced genomic scaffold, fSalTru1.1, whole genome shotgun sequence DNA harbors:
- the LOC115186781 gene encoding sialoadhesin-like, with the protein MALRTAGSVLLVFLWSVTVVLGQNVWSVTYTKKSICALKGSTVELHCSYTYPSGTVTTTLWFTESGTGKEPKDLGQDPEYAGRLECHGDQKNCHTLRITDLRESDSAEYKFRLLTDQTGGKYIGSPGVTLYVTDVVLEMDPTSVSERENVTLICRTKCTLDPITAYSWYKNGQPIPNSNTSSPVYSLFSVSSEDTGRYSCAVEGHEDLPSAEETLTVTCQYIVGFI; encoded by the exons atggccttgagaacagcaggaagtgtgttgCTGGTATTTCTCTGGTCTGTGACAG TGGTACTGGGTCAGAATGTCTGGAGTGTGACTTACACCAAGAAAAGTATCTGtgccttgaaggggtcaacagtggagcTGCACTGCTCTTATACATATCCCAGTGGTACAGTCACAACAACCCTCTGGTTCACTGAATCTGGGACTGGTAAAGAACCTAAAGATCTAGGTCAGGACCCAGAGTATGCAGGTCGTCTGGAGTGTCATGGAGATCAGAAGAATTGTCACACACTGAggatcacagacctgagagagagtgaCTCTGCTGAGTACAAGTTCAGATTATTAACAGATCAGACCGGAGGGAAATATATTGGCagtcctggagtcactctgtatGTCACAG ATGTTGTGTTGGAGatggatcctacatctgtgtcagagagggagaatgtcACACTGATATGTAGAACCAAATGTACACTGGACCCCATCACAGCCTACAGTTGGTATAAGAATGGACAGCCTATaccaaacagcaacacctcctcTCCTGTCTATAGCCTATTCTCAGTCAGCAGTGAGGATACAGGCCGATACTCCTGTGCTGTAGAAGGCCATGAGGATCTCCCCTCTGCTGAAGAGACTCTCActgtcacatgtcagtacattgTGGGTTTCATTT